Proteins from a single region of Apium graveolens cultivar Ventura chromosome 7, ASM990537v1, whole genome shotgun sequence:
- the LOC141672026 gene encoding putative RNA methyltransferase At5g10620 — protein MAVSASLPMNISPSGRGCKYTGHSLRVLPIRVLTVGKTRSAGVQLIVDEYIDKLKNYCKIEDVQVRSNPKNARDVMAQIEQEDMALMKIIKPGDWVVMLDEHGLDVGSEQVAELIGDAGNTGSSNLLFCIGGPYGHGRQLRERADVSIKLSSLVLNHQIALIVLMEQLYRAWTILKGQKYHH, from the exons ATGGCGGTCTCGGCGAGTCTTCCGATGAACATTTCCCCGTCAG GGCGAGGGTGTAAATACACTGGCCACTCACTG AGAGTGCTACCAATTAGGGTTTTAACAGTGGGAAAGACTAGGTCAGCTGGTGTACAATTGATAGTTGATGAGTATATTGACAAGCTCAAGAATTATTGCAAAATTGAAGATGTGCAAGTTAGGTCGAATCCTAAGAATGCTCG TGATGTCATGGCACAAATTGAACAGGAAGACATGGCTTTAATGAAGATTATCAAACCTGGCGATTGG GTTGTGATGCTGGATGAACATGGGCTTGACGTGGGGTCTGAGCAAGTTGCTGAGTTGATCGGGGATGCAGGAAATACC GGCTCTTCGAACTTGTTGTTTTGCATTGGTGGACCATATGGTCATGGAAGGCAATTGCGAGAACGGGCTGATGTATCAATTAAATTGTCATCGTTGGTATTAAATCACCAGATTGCATTGATTGTACTCATGGAGCAACTTTACAG GGCATGGACTATTCTTAAGGGACAAAAGTACCACCATTAA
- the LOC141670700 gene encoding uncharacterized protein LOC141670700 isoform X1, translating into MAWGNIYTRRVKVFTLAIIMYLDYKALQKREKWVSKSKRDSMWEKLHERNAKRVLKVIIELEGMWVKLGQYMSTRADVLPNAYIRVLTQLQDSLPPRPLKVVCETIEKEFGKSMRDMFCDFVQVPLATASIAQVHRATLTDGREVVVKVQHEGIKSIILEDLKNAKSIVDWIAWAEPQYDFNPVIDEWCKEAPKELDFNREAENTSLISRNLGCNNQSDEKVPANCVDVLIPEVIQSTERVLILEYMDGVRLNDLASLENLGVDKQKLVEEITRAYAHQIYVGGIFNGDPHPGNFLVSKVPPHRPILLDFGLTKVLTSSMKQGLAKMFLASVEGDHAALLSALAEMGFRFRMDLPDEAMEVTALIFRNSAPSREEDEHLKSYKEKAKLKKESLKLSQKESRRFNPVDAFPGDIVIFSRVLNLLRGLSSIMKVRINYVDIMRPFAESVLQCNIDNGPRSNAQWIYNTPVHSDVEAKLRHLLVELGNADKILGIQVCAYKGGQVIIDTAAGVLGRYDPRPVQPDTLFNVFSATKGITAGMVHWLVDNRKLKLDENVADVWPEFRSNGKDGIKVHHVLNHTSGMHNALADLTQEDPLLLCNWEECLNCIAKTVPEGSPGQQQLYHYLSFGWLCGGIVEHASGRKFQEILEEAFVRPLGIEGELYVGIPPGLESRLATLTVDNDDISKLSGMTSRSDLPSSFQPGDILQMINTLPATFNTLNVRRAILPAANGHCSARALARYYAALADGGVIPPPHSTSSKPLLGSHPHIPKFNVKKTVKKSEGRKKKGAYEALSTSDESKQVTSYEHSINLDGGDESRRSINSVPTNNFTAAGPEVNVHEYGSKIFNDESIHDAFLGAGQYENLIFPNGSFGLGFKRIKSKDGSLIGFGHSGMGGSTGFCDMKNRFAVSVTVNKMSFGSVTANIIKFICSELNLPVPVEYSGTGGPDMPASLEKPIIN; encoded by the exons ATGGCCTGGGGAAACATCTATACCAGGCGTGTGAAAGTTTTCACATTGGCCATTATAATGTATTTGGACTATAAG GCTTTGCAAAAGAGAGAAAAATGGGTAAGTAAATCTAAACGTGACTCCATGTGGGAGAAGCTTCATGAGCGCAATGCAAAGCGAGTCCTGAAGGTTATAATTGAATTAGAAGGAATGTGGGTAAAACTTGGACAGTACATGTCCACACGTGCTGATGTGCTCCCGAATGCATATATACGCGTGCTGACGCAGTTGCAAGACTCTCTTCCTCCTCGCCCTTTGAAAGTG GTTTGTGAGACCATAGAGAAAGAATTTGGAAAATCAATGAGGGATATGTTCTGTGATTTTGTTCAAGTTCCTTTGGCAACCGCATCA ATAGCTCAAGTTCATCGTGCAACATTAACTGATGGACGGGAAGTGGTTGTTAAAGTTCAGCATGAGGGCATCAAGTCAATCATTTTGGAG GATCTGAAGAATGCGAAGTCAATTGTTGACTGGATAGCATGGGCAGAGCCTCAGTATGACTTTAACCCTGTAATAGATGAATGGTGCAAAGAAGCGCCTAAGGAACTAGATTTTAATCGTGAAGCTG AAAATACGAGTTTAATATCCAGGAACCTTGGTTGCAATAATCAAAGTGATGAGAAAGTGCCTGCCAATTGTGTAGATGTCTTAATTCCCGAAGTTATTCAG TCAACTGAAAGGGTCCTCATCTTGGAGTATATGGACGGGGTTCGTTTAAATGACTTGGCATCACTTGAAAATTTGGGCGTTGATAAGCAAAAGCTCGTTGAAGAAATTACACGTGCTTATGCACACCAAATTTACGTGGGTGGTATATTTAATGGTGATCCTCATCCAG GGAATTTTCTTGTCAGCAAAGTGCCACCACATCGTCCAATTTTGCTTGATTTTGGTCTTACTAAAGTATTGACGAGTTCTATGAAACAAGGTTTAGCAAAAATGTTTCTGGCTTCTGTTGAG GGTGATCATGCGGCACTTCTGTCCGCCCTTGCGGAAATGGGTTTTAGATTTCGCATGGACTTGCCAGATGAGGCGATGGAGGTAACAGCTCTGATATTCCGTAATTCAGCGCCTTCCAGAGAAGAAGAT GAACACTTGAAGTCTTACAAGGAAAAAGCAAAACTTAAGAAGGAAAGCTTGAAGCTTAGCCAAAAGGAATCTCGTCGCTTTAATCCT GTTGATGCTTTTCCAGGTGATATTGTGATCTTCAGTCGGGTTCTCAATCTACTTAGAG GGCTTTCATCTATAATGAAGGTTCGCATAAACTATGTGGATATCATGCGGCCATTTGCTGAATCTGTTTTACAATG CAATATTGATAATGGCCCGAGATCAAATGCGCAATGGATATACAACACCCCTGTTCATTCTGATGTGGAGGCGAAATTGAGGCATTTATTAGTTGAGCTGGGGAATGCTgataaaattcttggaatacaG GTATGTGCCTACAAAGGTGGGCAAGTGATAATTGACACTGCTGCCGGTGTGCTTGGAAGATATGATCCTCGTCCTGTTCAGCCTGATACCCTATTTAATGTTTTCTCTGCAACAAAGGGTATCACAGCTGGAATGGTACATTGGCTGGTTGACAATAG AAAGTTGAAGCTCGACGAAAATGTGGCAGATGTATGGCCAGAATTTCGATCAAATGGAAAAGATGGAATAAAG GTACACCATGTCCTCAACCATACATCTGGTATGCATAATGCTCTTGCTGATCTTACTCAGGAAGATCCATTATTACTGTGCAACTGGGAGGAGTGCCTGAATTGCATCGCGAAGACTGTCCCTGAGGGTTCACCTGGACAACAGCAGCTAtatcattatctctcttttggtTGGTTATGTGGCGGAATTGTTGAG CATGCATCTGGAAGAAAGTTTCAGGAGATTCTGGAAGAAGCTTTTGTTCGACCTCTTGGCATTGAAGGCGAGCTATATGTTGGAATTCCTCCAG GTTTGGAATCTCGACTTGCAACACTTACAGTAGATAATGATGATATCAGCAAACTCTCAGGAATGACTAGCCGTAGCGACCTTCCTTCATCCTTTCAGCCAGGCGATATTCTTCAGATGATTAATACCCTTCCAGCCACATTCAATACACTTAATGTTCGCCGTGCCATCTTACCTGCTGCTAATGGACATTGCTCTGCCCGTGCACTTGCTCGTTACTATGCAGCTCTTGCTGATGGTGGTGTCATCCCTCCACCACATTCCACTTCTTCCAAGCCACTACTTGGCAGCCACCCCCATATCCCAAAATTCAATGTCAAGAAAACTGTAAAGAAGTCTGAAGGTCGCAAGAAGAAGGGAGCATATGAAGCCTTGAGCACATCTGATGAGTCTAAACAGGTCACAAGTTATGAACATTCCATCAATCTTGACGGTGGAGATGAAAGCCGCAGATCCATTAATTCTGTGCCTACTAATAATTTTACTGCCGCTGGTCCGGAAGTTAATGTTCATGAATATGGTTCCAAGATATTTAACGATGAATCAATTCACGATGCATTCTTAGGTGCTGGACAATACGAAAACCTAATATTTCCAAACGGAAGTTTCGGACTTGGATTTAAGAGAATCAAGTCAAAGGACGGTTCCCTTATCGGCTTTGGGCACTCGGGTATGGGAGGGTCAACTGGCTTTTGTGACATGAAGAACAGATTTGCTGTCTCGGTTACCGTAAACAAAATGTCATTTGGGAGTGTCACTGCCAATATCATTAAGTTTATTTGTTCAGAATTAAACCTTCCAGTACCTGTTGAGTATTCTGGAACAGGAGGACCTGATATGCCAGCAAGTCTGGAGAAGCCTATTATAAATTAA
- the LOC141670700 gene encoding uncharacterized protein LOC141670700 isoform X2, translating into MWEKLHERNAKRVLKVIIELEGMWVKLGQYMSTRADVLPNAYIRVLTQLQDSLPPRPLKVVCETIEKEFGKSMRDMFCDFVQVPLATASIAQVHRATLTDGREVVVKVQHEGIKSIILEDLKNAKSIVDWIAWAEPQYDFNPVIDEWCKEAPKELDFNREAENTSLISRNLGCNNQSDEKVPANCVDVLIPEVIQSTERVLILEYMDGVRLNDLASLENLGVDKQKLVEEITRAYAHQIYVGGIFNGDPHPGNFLVSKVPPHRPILLDFGLTKVLTSSMKQGLAKMFLASVEGDHAALLSALAEMGFRFRMDLPDEAMEVTALIFRNSAPSREEDEHLKSYKEKAKLKKESLKLSQKESRRFNPVDAFPGDIVIFSRVLNLLRGLSSIMKVRINYVDIMRPFAESVLQCNIDNGPRSNAQWIYNTPVHSDVEAKLRHLLVELGNADKILGIQVCAYKGGQVIIDTAAGVLGRYDPRPVQPDTLFNVFSATKGITAGMVHWLVDNRKLKLDENVADVWPEFRSNGKDGIKVHHVLNHTSGMHNALADLTQEDPLLLCNWEECLNCIAKTVPEGSPGQQQLYHYLSFGWLCGGIVEHASGRKFQEILEEAFVRPLGIEGELYVGIPPGLESRLATLTVDNDDISKLSGMTSRSDLPSSFQPGDILQMINTLPATFNTLNVRRAILPAANGHCSARALARYYAALADGGVIPPPHSTSSKPLLGSHPHIPKFNVKKTVKKSEGRKKKGAYEALSTSDESKQVTSYEHSINLDGGDESRRSINSVPTNNFTAAGPEVNVHEYGSKIFNDESIHDAFLGAGQYENLIFPNGSFGLGFKRIKSKDGSLIGFGHSGMGGSTGFCDMKNRFAVSVTVNKMSFGSVTANIIKFICSELNLPVPVEYSGTGGPDMPASLEKPIIN; encoded by the exons ATGTGGGAGAAGCTTCATGAGCGCAATGCAAAGCGAGTCCTGAAGGTTATAATTGAATTAGAAGGAATGTGGGTAAAACTTGGACAGTACATGTCCACACGTGCTGATGTGCTCCCGAATGCATATATACGCGTGCTGACGCAGTTGCAAGACTCTCTTCCTCCTCGCCCTTTGAAAGTG GTTTGTGAGACCATAGAGAAAGAATTTGGAAAATCAATGAGGGATATGTTCTGTGATTTTGTTCAAGTTCCTTTGGCAACCGCATCA ATAGCTCAAGTTCATCGTGCAACATTAACTGATGGACGGGAAGTGGTTGTTAAAGTTCAGCATGAGGGCATCAAGTCAATCATTTTGGAG GATCTGAAGAATGCGAAGTCAATTGTTGACTGGATAGCATGGGCAGAGCCTCAGTATGACTTTAACCCTGTAATAGATGAATGGTGCAAAGAAGCGCCTAAGGAACTAGATTTTAATCGTGAAGCTG AAAATACGAGTTTAATATCCAGGAACCTTGGTTGCAATAATCAAAGTGATGAGAAAGTGCCTGCCAATTGTGTAGATGTCTTAATTCCCGAAGTTATTCAG TCAACTGAAAGGGTCCTCATCTTGGAGTATATGGACGGGGTTCGTTTAAATGACTTGGCATCACTTGAAAATTTGGGCGTTGATAAGCAAAAGCTCGTTGAAGAAATTACACGTGCTTATGCACACCAAATTTACGTGGGTGGTATATTTAATGGTGATCCTCATCCAG GGAATTTTCTTGTCAGCAAAGTGCCACCACATCGTCCAATTTTGCTTGATTTTGGTCTTACTAAAGTATTGACGAGTTCTATGAAACAAGGTTTAGCAAAAATGTTTCTGGCTTCTGTTGAG GGTGATCATGCGGCACTTCTGTCCGCCCTTGCGGAAATGGGTTTTAGATTTCGCATGGACTTGCCAGATGAGGCGATGGAGGTAACAGCTCTGATATTCCGTAATTCAGCGCCTTCCAGAGAAGAAGAT GAACACTTGAAGTCTTACAAGGAAAAAGCAAAACTTAAGAAGGAAAGCTTGAAGCTTAGCCAAAAGGAATCTCGTCGCTTTAATCCT GTTGATGCTTTTCCAGGTGATATTGTGATCTTCAGTCGGGTTCTCAATCTACTTAGAG GGCTTTCATCTATAATGAAGGTTCGCATAAACTATGTGGATATCATGCGGCCATTTGCTGAATCTGTTTTACAATG CAATATTGATAATGGCCCGAGATCAAATGCGCAATGGATATACAACACCCCTGTTCATTCTGATGTGGAGGCGAAATTGAGGCATTTATTAGTTGAGCTGGGGAATGCTgataaaattcttggaatacaG GTATGTGCCTACAAAGGTGGGCAAGTGATAATTGACACTGCTGCCGGTGTGCTTGGAAGATATGATCCTCGTCCTGTTCAGCCTGATACCCTATTTAATGTTTTCTCTGCAACAAAGGGTATCACAGCTGGAATGGTACATTGGCTGGTTGACAATAG AAAGTTGAAGCTCGACGAAAATGTGGCAGATGTATGGCCAGAATTTCGATCAAATGGAAAAGATGGAATAAAG GTACACCATGTCCTCAACCATACATCTGGTATGCATAATGCTCTTGCTGATCTTACTCAGGAAGATCCATTATTACTGTGCAACTGGGAGGAGTGCCTGAATTGCATCGCGAAGACTGTCCCTGAGGGTTCACCTGGACAACAGCAGCTAtatcattatctctcttttggtTGGTTATGTGGCGGAATTGTTGAG CATGCATCTGGAAGAAAGTTTCAGGAGATTCTGGAAGAAGCTTTTGTTCGACCTCTTGGCATTGAAGGCGAGCTATATGTTGGAATTCCTCCAG GTTTGGAATCTCGACTTGCAACACTTACAGTAGATAATGATGATATCAGCAAACTCTCAGGAATGACTAGCCGTAGCGACCTTCCTTCATCCTTTCAGCCAGGCGATATTCTTCAGATGATTAATACCCTTCCAGCCACATTCAATACACTTAATGTTCGCCGTGCCATCTTACCTGCTGCTAATGGACATTGCTCTGCCCGTGCACTTGCTCGTTACTATGCAGCTCTTGCTGATGGTGGTGTCATCCCTCCACCACATTCCACTTCTTCCAAGCCACTACTTGGCAGCCACCCCCATATCCCAAAATTCAATGTCAAGAAAACTGTAAAGAAGTCTGAAGGTCGCAAGAAGAAGGGAGCATATGAAGCCTTGAGCACATCTGATGAGTCTAAACAGGTCACAAGTTATGAACATTCCATCAATCTTGACGGTGGAGATGAAAGCCGCAGATCCATTAATTCTGTGCCTACTAATAATTTTACTGCCGCTGGTCCGGAAGTTAATGTTCATGAATATGGTTCCAAGATATTTAACGATGAATCAATTCACGATGCATTCTTAGGTGCTGGACAATACGAAAACCTAATATTTCCAAACGGAAGTTTCGGACTTGGATTTAAGAGAATCAAGTCAAAGGACGGTTCCCTTATCGGCTTTGGGCACTCGGGTATGGGAGGGTCAACTGGCTTTTGTGACATGAAGAACAGATTTGCTGTCTCGGTTACCGTAAACAAAATGTCATTTGGGAGTGTCACTGCCAATATCATTAAGTTTATTTGTTCAGAATTAAACCTTCCAGTACCTGTTGAGTATTCTGGAACAGGAGGACCTGATATGCCAGCAAGTCTGGAGAAGCCTATTATAAATTAA